The Fusarium keratoplasticum isolate Fu6.1 chromosome 8, whole genome shotgun sequence genome includes a region encoding these proteins:
- a CDS encoding PH-response regulator protein palC, producing the protein MPFPFVLPTTSSFSFSSSFSSDSHPSLPLNASTYRGVVRDTLKKHKRLPPSSQISNLNTAISSLNGYIPYLLAVDDGLSSRNLPNGEFISIVLKTSPAIEWRPTLSGDIVPGRERARIKISSLEYEIFFVLSTLGFSHVLTARSALQPLYSTNGEFLGAQGRTTAVTSATKSLLEAASVYDYLAGRGEHITTSPPCADVSPGTARALSCLALAEATLLAVLKDDPYPAIVAQDRNKNDKEWMFKAPDIPKVRAHLYARLCLAASEHAAKASSLCSSAGSGSHKINSGLLKYLDDLRRTCRARACRFFGIDAELGGQTAEGIGWVRAGLSELGVEVKDSKKGLSFSRFKKDITEKREDRRVDKEAAWGADAGKLEETRILEMLDAKWNKINDTMNTQAIPPVNTLLSKMPSGREIHSIKPYEPPSLDRDVLEAMRAPPEEDDGFVDDLSSDDEIRGSPSAPVGAFPGSAADYARSTSTSTPGNVYY; encoded by the exons ATGCCTTTCCCCTTTGTCCTCCCGACgacatcctccttctccttctcatccagCTTCAGCTCCGACTCACATCCCTCGCTGCCCCTCAACGCCAGCACATATCGCGGGGTGGTTCGAGATAcgctcaagaagcacaagagACTTCCTCCTAGCTCTCAGATCTCGAACCTCAACACGGCCATATCGAGTCTCAACGGATATATACCCTATCTTCTCGCTGTAGATGATGGCTTGAGCAGCAGAAACCTGCCCAACGGGGAGTTCATCAGCATCGTTCTCAAGACATCCCCGGCCATCGAATGGAGACCGACGCTATCAGGTGACATTGTTCCAGGACGTGAGAGGGCTCGAATCAAGATTTCATCTCTGGAATATGAGATATTCTTTGTTCTCTCAACATTGGGCTTCTCGCATGTCCTGACTGCCCGATCTGCTTTACAGCCCCTCTATTCGACCAACGGCGAGTTTCTCGGGGCACAAGGTAGAACGACTGCAGTCACTTCAGCGACAAAATCACTGCTGGAGGCCGCTTCTGTGTACGACTATCTtgctggacgaggagaacaCATCACAACGAGCCCGCCATGCGCCGACGTCTCACCTGGTACAGCCCGAGCTCTCTCATGCCTGGCCTTGGCAGAAGCAACTTTGCTTGCCGTTCTCAAGGATGATCCATACCCAGCGATTGTCGCTCAGGACAGGAACAAGAATGACAAGGAGTGGATGTTCAAAGCACCAGATATTCCAAAAGTCCGCGCTCACCTTTACGCCCGTCTATGCTTGGCAGCGTCAGAACATGCTGCCAAGGCATCTTCCCTATGCAGCTCAGCCGGCTCAGGATCTCACAAGATCAACAGCGGGCTACTAAAGTACCTGGATGATCTTCGCCGAACATGCCGGGCCCGCGCTTGTCGGTTCTTCGGTATTGACGCTGAGCTGGGAGGGCAGACGGCTGAAGGCATCGGATGGGTTCGCGCCGGTCTTTCAGAGTTGGGCGTTGAGGTCAAGGATAGCAAAAAGGGCCTCAGCTTCAGCCGGTTCAAGAAGGATATCACGGAGAAGCGAGAGGATCGACGGGTGGATAAGGAGGCTGCATGGGGAGCTGATGCAGGCAAGTTGGAGGAAACTCGCATCCTGGAGATGCTCGACGCCAAGTGGAACAAGATCAACGATACG ATGAACACGCAAGCCATCCCTCCCGTCAACACACTCCTGAGCAAGATGCCATCAGGGCGTGAGATTCACAGCATCAAGCCGTATGAGCCTCCTTCCCTTGACAGGGATGTCCTGGAAGCCATGCGAGCTCCCccagaggaagatgatggcttcgTTGATGACTTGAGTTCGGATGATGAGATCAGAGGAAGCCCATCGGCTCCAGTTGGTGCGTTCCCAGGATCTGCGGCGGATTATGCACGGAGTACAAGCACAAGCACGCCTGGCAACGTATACTACTAG
- a CDS encoding 60S acidic ribosomal protein P2 — MKHLAAYLLLTLGGNASPSAADIKAVLESVGIEADDSRLETLISELKGKDIQELIAEGSEKLASVPSGGAGGAGAGGAAAGGAAAEEAKEEEKEEEAEESDEDMGFGLFD; from the exons ATGAAGCACCTCGCAGCTTACCTTCTCCTCACCCTCGGCGGCAACGCCTCTCCCTCTGCcgccgacatcaaggccgtTCTCGAGTCCGTCGGTATTGAGGCTGACGACTCCCGCCTCGAGACCCTGATCTccgagctcaagggcaaggacatCCAGGAG CTCATTGCTGAGGGCTCTGAGAAGCTCGCTTCCGTTCCCTCCGgcggtgctggtggtgccgGTGCCGGTGGTGCTGCCGCCGGTggtgccgccgccgaggaggccaaggaggaggagaaggaggaggaggctgaggagtcCGACGAGGACATGGGCTTCGGTCTCTTCGACTAA
- a CDS encoding MFS domain-containing protein — MASSKGISDPVVVSDVLEEGGVKPHVDVHEEPSIDPEEERRVVRKIDLRVLPLLFFMYLFNALDRNNLGAAKTDGIDVDLGFTKYEYNILVSVFYVPYCALTVPANMLTRKLSARWTLPCYLLFWGTTVILSPACKNFAGLAALRILLGMAEAGFGVGGVFYLTQWYKRDELAKRIALFYGSQTFSGAFSGLIAFGLFQIDGSLHGWQYLYLVEGALTITIGLIALVFLPHPPHKESSFLTDREREICRLRSLRDASQAVGSKFQIRDFFAPLRDWKLWAWAFIAFCFGVTNASVGNFTPLIVAKLGYSAVKTNLYTVAPYMVSAVLLFSTAISSDYFRERTYHLLSAFTLSCIGFIIIASIDVESHIGVAYFAVFLIVGGCFTPSIVFHSWHQNNVLSEDRRAFNIAFITFFGNAAGLVSSNVFTPDSAPKYIPALVTNYSFLAAAIIVTILMRLWMQRQNALRNKAQGVNWTSADVPTHLLLAGASENPHENPNFRFVL; from the exons atggcttcttccaaggGTATATCAGACCCTGTAGTGGTATCAGacgtccttgaagaaggaggcgtGAAGCCTCATGTCGACGTCCATGAGGAACCTTCGATCGAtcctgaggaggagaggagggttGTCCGAAAGATTGATCTTCGGGTCctgcctcttcttttcttcatGTACTTGTTCAA TGCTCTGGACCGAAACAATTTGGGTGCTGCCAAGACTGATGGTATTGATGTCGATCTCGGGTTCACTAAATATGAGTACAACATTCTCGTCTCTGTGTTTTACGTCCCATACTGCGC CTTGACTGTGCCAGCAAACATGCTCACCCGCAAACTCTCAGCCAGATGGACACTGCCCTGCTATCTCCTCTTCTGGGGAACCACCGTGATTCTCTCACCGGCATGCAAGAACTTTGCCGGTCTCGCTGCTCTCAGAATTCTCTTGGGTATGGCAGAAGCCGGCTTCGGAGTCGGCGGTGTCTTTTACTTGACCCAGTGGTACAAGAGAgatgagctggccaagaGAATTGCCCTGTTCTATGGCAGTCAGACCTTTTCGGGGGCATTCTCTGGGTTGATCGCTTTCGGCCTGTTCCAGATTGATGGCTCGCTTCATGGCTGGCAGTACCTTTATCTGGTCGAGGGTGCTCTGACAATCACGATTGGGTTGATTGCTCT GGTCTTTCTCCCTCACCCCCCTCACAAGGAGTCCTCATTCCTTACAGACCGGGAGCGAGAAATCTGTCGTCTCCGATCCCTCCGCGATGCCTCTCAAGCTGTGGGATCCAAGTTCCAGATCCGCGACTTCTTTGCCCCCTTGAGAGACTGGAAGCTCTGGGCCTGGGCTTTTATCGCCTTCTGCTTCGGGGTCACCAATGCATCCGTCGGAAACTTTACGCCTCTTATTGTTGCTAAGCTG GGCTACTCGGCTGTCAAGACCAACTTGTACACTGTTGCTCCTTACATGGTGTCTGCCGTGCTTCTCTTCAGCACTGCCATCAGTTCGGATTACTTCCGTGAGAGAACATATCACTTGCTCTCAGCCTTCACACTG TCTTGTATCGGCTTCATAATTATTGCCTCGATTGATGTCGAGAGCCATATAGGCGTCGCCTACTTTGCAGTCTTCCTCATTGTTGGCGGTTGTTTCACTCCATCTATCGTATTTCACTCGTGGCATCAAAACAACGTTCTCTCCGAAGATAGACGCGCCTT CAACATTGCCTTCATCACCTTCTTCGGCAATGCAGCCGGCCTCGTCTCGAGCAACGTCTTCACCCCCGACAGCGCGCCAAAGTACATCCCGGCACTGGTGACCAACTACTCCTTCCTGGCTGCTGCCATCATTGTCACCATTCTTATGAGGCTGTGGATGCAGAGGCAGAATGCTCTTCGGAACAAGGCTCAAGGGGTTAACTGGACGAGCGCAGACGTGCCGActcatctgctgctggctggtgCTTCTGAGAATCCTCACGAGAACCCCAACTTTAGATTTGTGCTATAG
- a CDS encoding Succinate dehydrogenase [ubiquinone] iron-sulfur subunit, mitochondrial, whose translation MAALRSSSRIVGAVSRTAALRPGAVFSRSMASVGEAPQEPKPNMKSFQIYRWNPDTPSEKPRLQTYTLDLNKTGPMILDALIRIKNELDPTVTFRRSCREGICGSCAMNINGQNTLACLCRIPAESSSDVKIYPLPHTYVVKDLVPDLTHFYKQYKSIKPYLQRETPAEDGREYRQTKEDRRKLDGLYECILCACCSTSCPSYWWNSEEYLGPAILLQSYRWLADSRDERTAERKNNLENSMSLYRCHTILNCTRACPKGLNPGKAIAEIKKQMALGN comes from the exons atggccgcccTCCGATCCTCTTCTCGAATTGTCGGCGCCGTCTCAAGGACGGCTGCCCTTCGACCCGGAGCTGTCTTCTCTCGCTCCATGGCCTCGGTCGGCGAGGCTCCTCaggagcccaagcccaacatGAAGTCCTTCCAGATCTACAGATGGAACCCCGATACCCCCAGCGAGAAGCCCCGTCTCCAGACCTACACCCTGGACCTCAACAAGACCGGACCTATGAttcttgatgccctcatccGCATCAAGAACGAGCTCGACCCTACCGTGACTTTCCGACGAAGTTGCCGTGAGGGTATCTGTGGTAGCTGCGCCATGAACATCAATGGCCAGAACACCCTTGCCTGCCTGT GCCGAATTCCTGCCGAGTCTTCATCTGATGTCAAGATCtaccctcttcctcacacCTACGTCGTCAAGGATCTCGTCCCCGACTTGACGCACTTCTACAAGCAGTACAAGAGCATCAAGCCCTACCTCCAGCGCGAGACCCCTGCCGAGGAC GGACGTGAGTACCGAcagaccaaggaggaccGCCGCAAGCTCGACGGTCTTTACGAGTGCATTCTCTGCGCCTGCTGCTCTACCTCGTGCCCGTCTTACTGGTGGAACTCTGAGGAGTACCTCGGACCCGCCATCCTGCTCCAGTCTTACCGATGGCTCGCCGACTCTCGTGATGAGCGCACAGCCGAGCGCAAGAACAACCTCGAGAACTCGATGAGCCTGTACCGTTGCCACACCATTCTCAACTGCACCCGAGCCTGCCCCAAGGGTCTTAACCCTGGTAAGGCGAtcgccgagatcaagaagcagatggcTCTCGGCAACTAA
- a CDS encoding Alpha-1,3-glucosyltransferase — protein MAGPSPSPHKPRRRTKKTGNGGDRPSRSEALVRAPAFPLAAFLWPARTSSSHWEVLPVILMVVGLFRWAAGLWGYSGHRKPPMFGDYEAQRHWMEVTTQLPVSQWYFHDLQWWGLDYPPLTAYHSWVLGKIGALIDPSWFALFASRGNEDPNLKIFMRATVIISEYLIYVPAAIVFVRRYSRLQGVANWNAWLALVAILMQPSTILIDHVHFQYNTVMLGFVLASMSSMIADRYKWAAVFFVGALGFKQMALYYAFSVFSYLLGRCVFPRINPTRLFGIALVTIISFAILLLPLILGTLHDVKQGIDPYAESDGARPPLPLFPQLAEILDTKAFYYPLVVQLVQMIHRVFPFARGLFEDKVANFWCAANVVIKLRQYPAALLQKVALGATLASIIPPNIILFLRPRKTTLPLAFAATAWGFFLFSYQVHEKSVLLPLMPMTLLLAGKQGLSKDTRAWVGFANLLGAWTMFPLLKRVDLRVPYAVLTLLWSYLLGLPPTSLSAYFQEGQAAWVQWATALLHWIFYAAMVGWHVVDALAVPPVDKPDLWVVANVGIGAAGFIICYLWCLLKLVQESDLFPTKTTKKSKTS, from the exons ATGGCTGGCCCTTCTCCGTCACCGCACAAGCCTCGTCGCAGGACCAAGAAGACCGGCAATGGCGGCGACAGGCCGTCTCGCTCAGAGGCCCTGGTGAGGGCGCCTGCTTTTCCCCTTGCCGCGTTTCTCTGGCCGGCGCGCACTTCTTCGTCGCATTGGGAGGTGTTGCCCGTGATTCTCATGGTTGTTGGTCTGTTTAGATGGGCTGCTGGATTATGGGGATATTCTG GTCACCGCAAGCCGCCCATGTTTGGAGACTACGAAGCGCAACGACACTGGATGGAGGTGACGACGCAACTCCCCGTCTCGCAGTGGTATTTCCACGATCTCCAGTGGTGGGGACTCGACTATCCTCCCCTGACCGCCTACCATAGCTGGGTTCTGGGCAAGATCGGAGCTCTCATCGACCCCTCGTGGTTCGCCCTCTTTGCTTCGCGAGGCAACGAGGATCCCAACCTCAAGATCTTTATGAGGGCGACCGTCATAATCTCGGAATACCTCATCTACGTCCCGGCCGCGATTGTCTTTGTGCGACGGTATAGCCGCCTCCAAGGAGTTGCCAACTGGAACGCCTGGCTTGCGCTCGTCGCCATTCTGATGCAGCCTTCGACTATCCTCATTGACCATGTCCACTTTCAATACAACACTGTCATGCTGGGTTTCGTGCTTGCAAGCATGTCCAGCATGATTGCGGACCGTTACAAGTGGgctgccgtcttcttcgttGGAGCGCTGGGATTCAAGCAGATGGCTCTGTACTATGCCTTCAGCGTCTTTTCTTACCTGCTTGGACGATGCGTCTTCCCTCGGATCAACCCGACCAGACTCTTTGGCATTGCTCTCGTTACCATTATTTCCTTTGCCATTCTCTTACTACCTCTGATTCTGGGCACTCTTCATGATGTGAAGCAGGGAATCGATCCGTATGCGGAATCAGACGGAGCTCGaccacctcttcctctgttCCCCCAACTTGCGGAAATCCTCGACACCAAGGCCTTCTACTACCCTCTCGTTGTGCAACTGGTCCAGATGATCCACCGAGTATTCCCCTTTGCTCGTGGCTTGTTCGAGGACAAGGTTGCCAACTTCTGGTGTGCTGCCAACGTTGTCATCAAGCTTCGCCAGTACCCAGCGGCTCTGCTTCAAAAGGTGGCACTCGGCGCGACGCTCGCCTCTATCATCCCTCCCAACATTATCCTATTCCTGCGACCCCGAAAGACGACGTTGCCCTTGGCATTTGCCGCCACGGCTTGGGGCTTCTTCCTTTTTAGCTACCAGGTTCACGAGAAGAGCGTCCTGTTGCCACTGATGCCAATGACGCTGCTCTTGGCTGGCAAGCAAGGACTGAGCAAGGACACTCGAGCTTGGGTTGGATTCGCCAACCTTTTGGGAGCCTGGACCATGTTCCCCTTGCTCAAGCGTGTTGACTTGAGGGTTCCGTATGCAGTCTTGACCCTTCTTTGGTCATATCTGCTTGGTCTTCCACCTACCTCTTTGAGCGCCTATTTCCAGGAAGGCCAGGCCGCCTGGGTCCAATGGGCAACAGCCCTGCTCCATTGGATATTCTATGCCGCCATGGTGGGCTGGCATGTTGTTGACGCACTGGCTGTGCCCCCCGTCGACAAGCCGGACCTCTGGGTTGTGGCCAATGTCGGTATTGGGGCGGCCGGGTTCATCATTTGCTATCTTTGGTGTTTGTTGAAACTTGTTCAGGAATCTGATCTCTTCCCGACCAAGACAaccaagaagagcaagacgTCATAG
- a CDS encoding Protein phosphatase has product MAAPCNRVAAASWQSLLTARASWQPCSRFRTRPLCAMASCLRSKLYSTSADAPRFSYHIASSFIAKDRPYDPSTHVFHFNPYNRIQPPRNRRPSARPESGHDAFFVSRINDSGSVAFGVADGVGGWVDSGVDPADFSHGFCDHMAVAAHEHKAEADPPLTARKLMQKGYDAICEDRSLRAGGSTACVAIAGADGNLDVANLGDSGFLQLRLNAVHTYSEPQTHAFNTPFQLSLVPPSVAARMAAFGGAQLSDLPRDADVTQHSLRHGDVLVFATDGVLDNLFNQDILRIASRVLVRSGAWVMTEAGGVRVADALEPLVQLPEASEEKKERTLTLQSLLATEIVTAAKRASVNTKLDGPFAKEVHKYYPNENWHGGKVDDICVVVAVVNETSAGLKSKL; this is encoded by the exons ATGGCCGCGCCTTGCAACCGAGTTGCTGCGGCTTCATGGCAATCGCTACTTACTGCTAGAG cttcttggcagcccTGCTCGCGATTTCGAACCCGGCCGCTCTGTGCTATGGCCTCATGCTTGCGATCGAAACTTTACTCCACATCAGCCGACGCACCAAGATTCTCTTACCATATCGCCTCCTCCTTTATCGCCAAAGACAGACCCTACGATCCTTCCACCCACGTTTTCCACTTCAACCCGTATAATCGAATTCAGCCCCCGCGGAATCGTCGCCCTTCCGCTCGTCCCGAGTCCGGACACGATGCCTTCTTTGTCAGCCGGATCAATGATTCAGGCTCAGTAGCGTTTGGCGTTGCAGATGGTGTTGGAGGCTGGGTGGATTCGGGTGTCGATCCTGCCGACTTTTCTCATGGCTTCTGCGACCACATGGCAGTGGCTGCTCACGAGCACAAGGCGGAGGCTGATCCTCCCTTGACAGCGAGGAAGCTGATGCAAAAGGGATACGATGCGATTTGCGAGGACCGCAGCCTTCGGGCAGGTGGTAGCACTGCGTGTGTTGCTATTGCTGGAGCAGACGGAAACCTGGACGTGGCGAACCTCGGCGATTCCGGTTTCTTACAGCTTCGTCTGAACGCTGTCCATACCTATTCGGAACCCCAGACACACGCTTTCAATACTCCGTTCCAATTATCCCTCGTCCCTCCGAGCGTTGCCGCTCGTATGGCAGCTTTTGGTGGTGCTCAGTTGAGCGACTTGCCCCGAGATGCGGATGTTACACAGCACTCGCTCCGACATGGCGATGTCCTCGTCTTTGCGACTGATGGTGTTCTCGACAACCTTTTTAATCAGGATATTCTTCGGATTGCCAGCCGGGTTCTAGTTCGGAGCGGTGCCTGGGTTATGACTGAAGCCGGGGGTGTCCGTGTGGCTGATGCTCTGGAACCTCTAGTTCAGCTCCCTGAAGCGTccgaggaaaagaaagaaaggacACTGACCCTTCAGAGTTTACTCGCGACCGAAATCGTGACAGCCGCGAAGCGAGCCAGTGTCAACACGAAACTCGACGGACCCTTCGCGAAGGAGGTCCACAAGTATTATCCCAACGAAAACTGGCACGGCGGCAAGGTCGATGACATTTGCGTCGTGGTAGCTGTGGTTAATGAAACTTCAGCAGGCTTGAAGAGCAAGTTGTAA
- a CDS encoding DAO domain-containing protein encodes MTSPASSIIIVGAGVFGLSSALHLQQRGYQNIKIFDKQDYHASEYSPFNGGDSASSDSHKVIRSAYGDSAILQDLANRAIDKWKQWNKESGQELFLNTGWARLTDIGRPQDVDIETFKTMSEAGLGHTQYFLHSDQDLKRAEADGWGGARLDQFQRRSRGLALDGVFDSNAGLANADLACKYALDLIEAGGAETYFGDKGELSSLIRDDKDARRVVGIATKDGERHFADLVIVAAGPFSPLIVPELKSFMTTTAGNFVFIKVPEHLQHRYRADVFPTWAWNYAGSSESGGLTGFPLDRNGILKISYRSLKWTNPSDTDSEAPFSAPATAEEVEKRGPPLSPIAETKNFVRENLPDLVGAEITAVKMCWYADTVDLDFVIDRVPETEGLLVVTGGSFHGFKFLPVLGEYVVDVLEGKENKYTQFWRWRTPTKEQKERILQNTLSNERVWAKQKLATPEDLKW; translated from the exons ATGACCAGTCCAGCTAGCTCAATTATCATTGTTG GAGCCGGCGTGTTTGGGCTGTCCTCGGCACTGCATTTGCAACAACGCGGCTATCAAAACATCAAGATATTCGACAAGCAGGACTACCATGCTTCAGAATACTCACCCTTCAACGGCGGTGACTCGGCATCATCTG ATAGCCACAAGGTCATCCGAAGTGCATACGGAGACTCAGCCATACTTCAAGACCTAGCAAACCGCGCCATAGACAAATGGAAGCAATGGAACAAGGAATCTGGCCAGGAACTGTTCCTAAACACCGGCTGGGCGCGCCTCACAGACATTGGCAGACCTCAAGACGTCGACATTGAGACCTTCAAGACAATGAGCGAGGCTGGACTAGGCCACACGCAGTACTTTCTGCACTCAGACCAAGACCTCAAAAGAGCAGAGGCCGATGGATGGGGCGGTGCCCGTCTTGATCAGTTCCAACGACGCAGTCGAGGTCTCGCCCTTGACGGCGTCTTTGACTCCAACGCAGGGTTGGCAAACGCTGACTTGGCATGCAAGTACGCTCTTGACCTCATAGAAGCGGGAGGCGCAGAGACCTACTTTGGAGACAAGGGTGAGCTCTCGTCCTTGATTAGAGACGACAAAGACGCTCGTCGGGTCGTAGGGATCGCGACCAAGGATGGGGAACGTCACTTTGCGGACTTGGTCATTGTTGCTGCGGGCCCGTTTTCTCCTCTCATCGTGCCGGAGCTGAAGAGCTTCATGACGACCACGGCTGGCAACTTTGTCTTTATCAAAGTGCCTGAGCATTTGCAGCATCGGTATCGCGCTGATGTATTTCCTACCTGGGCTTGGAACTATGCTGGTAGTTCAGAGAGTGGAGGGCTTACCGGGTTCCCTTTGGACA GGAACGGCATTCTCAAAATCTCGTATCGCTCTCTGAAATGGACAAACCCATCAGACACGGACTCGGAAGCACCCTTCTCAGCCCCAGCAACTGCTGAAGAGGTAGAGAAGCGAGGGCCACCGCTTTCGCCGATCGCAGAGACCAAGAACTTTGTGAGGGAGAATCTACCAGATCTGGTCGGGGCAGAGATCACTGCGGTAAAGATGTGCTGGTATGCAGACACCGTTGATCTCGATTTTGTTATCGATCGCGTACCGGAGACTGAGGGTCTTTTGGTCGTCACTGGCGGAAGCTTCCATG GCTTCAAATTCTTGCCGGTTCTGGGCGAGTACGTTGTAGATGTATTGGAAGGAAAGGAGAATAAGTACACGCAATTCTGGCGATGGAGAACTCCTACAAAGGAGCAAAAGGAGAGGATCCTGCAAAACACTCTGTCAAATGAGAGGGTGTGGGCGAAGCAGAAGCTGGCCACTCCCGAAGATCTCAAGTGGTAG